In the genome of Pseudomonas putida, one region contains:
- the pap gene encoding polyphosphate:AMP phosphotransferase yields the protein MFESAEIGHSIDKEAFEAEVPALREALLEAQYELKQQARFPVIVLINGIEGAGKGETVKLLNEWMDPRLIEVRTFDQQTDEELARPPAWRYWRALPPKGRMGVFFGNWYSQMLQGRVHGLFKDAVLDQAITGAERLEQMLCDEGALIIKFWFHLSKKQMKARLKALKDDPLHSWRISPLDWQQSQTYDRFVRFGERVLRRTSRDYAPWHVIEGVDPCYRSLAVGRILLESLQAALANEPRSKHKGNVAPLGRSIDQKSLLGALDLSRRLDKSDYQEQLVTEQARLAGLLRHKQMRRHALVAVFEGNDAAGKGGAIRRVAAALDPRQYRIVPVAAPTEEERAQPYLWRFWRHIPARGKFTIFDRSWYGRVLVERVEGFCTPADWLRAYGEINDFEEQLINAGIVVVKFWLAIDQQTQLERFEEREQIPFKRYKITEDDWRNRDKWGLYVDAVGDMVDRTSTEIAPWTLVEANDKRWARVKVLRTINEALEAAFHKSSK from the coding sequence ATGTTCGAATCCGCCGAAATTGGTCACAGCATCGACAAGGAGGCTTTCGAGGCCGAAGTACCCGCCCTGCGCGAGGCGCTGCTCGAAGCCCAGTACGAACTCAAGCAGCAGGCGCGCTTTCCGGTGATCGTGCTGATCAATGGCATCGAGGGAGCGGGCAAGGGCGAGACGGTCAAGCTGCTCAACGAGTGGATGGACCCGCGCCTGATCGAGGTACGCACCTTCGACCAACAGACCGACGAGGAGCTGGCCCGTCCACCGGCCTGGCGCTACTGGCGGGCGTTGCCGCCGAAAGGGCGCATGGGCGTGTTCTTCGGCAACTGGTACAGCCAGATGCTCCAGGGGCGGGTCCATGGCCTGTTCAAGGACGCGGTGCTCGACCAGGCCATCACCGGCGCCGAGCGCCTGGAGCAGATGCTCTGCGACGAGGGCGCGCTGATCATCAAGTTCTGGTTCCATCTGTCCAAGAAACAGATGAAGGCCCGGCTCAAGGCGCTCAAGGACGACCCCCTGCACAGCTGGCGTATCAGCCCGCTGGACTGGCAGCAATCGCAGACCTATGACCGCTTCGTGCGGTTTGGCGAGCGCGTGTTGCGGCGTACCAGTCGCGACTATGCGCCTTGGCATGTGATCGAGGGAGTCGATCCGTGCTATCGCAGCCTGGCGGTGGGACGCATCCTGCTCGAAAGCCTGCAGGCGGCGCTGGCCAACGAGCCCCGCAGCAAGCACAAGGGCAACGTCGCGCCTCTGGGGCGCAGTATCGACCAGAAGAGCCTGCTCGGAGCGCTGGACCTGAGTCGTCGCCTGGACAAATCCGATTACCAGGAGCAACTGGTCACCGAACAAGCACGCCTGGCGGGCCTATTGCGTCATAAACAGATGCGTCGTCATGCGTTGGTGGCGGTGTTCGAAGGCAATGACGCGGCGGGCAAGGGCGGGGCGATCCGTCGGGTGGCTGCGGCGCTAGACCCTCGCCAGTACCGTATCGTACCGGTCGCCGCGCCCACCGAAGAGGAGCGCGCCCAGCCGTACCTTTGGCGCTTCTGGCGACACATTCCGGCGCGGGGCAAGTTCACCATCTTCGACCGCTCCTGGTATGGCCGGGTATTGGTGGAGCGGGTGGAAGGATTCTGCACGCCGGCGGACTGGTTGCGGGCCTATGGCGAGATCAACGATTTCGAGGAGCAACTGATCAACGCCGGCATCGTGGTGGTGAAGTTCTGGCTGGCGATCGACCAGCAGACCCAGCTGGAGCGCTTCGAGGAGCGCGAGCAGATCCCGTTCAAGCGCTACAAGATCACCGAGGACGACTGGCGCAATCGCGACAAGTGGGGCCTGTACGTCGACGCGGTGGGGGACATGGTCGACCGTACCAGCACCGAGATCGCGCCCTGGACCTTGGTCGAGGCCAACGACAAGCGTTGGGCGCGGGTGAAGGTGCTCAGGACCATCAACGAGGCGCTGGAGGCGGCATTCCATAAGTCCAGCAAGTGA